In Sporomusaceae bacterium FL31, the following are encoded in one genomic region:
- a CDS encoding L,D-transpeptidase: MYVCRVVISVALLLIMIVAPTAQAQQLQSVLSPEIIINLPSRTLTLYSGETLVKEYPIAIGKPSTPTPLGSFAIIQKEVNPVWIPPGKGYVVPSGPDNPLGYRWMGFLPLYGVHGTNAPWAIGLAVSNGCVRMLEEDAEELYEVVRYGTPLKITYERVKVRVDESGQASIGIYPDVYGYRQVSLADVKNKLVEYGLTGMASESFLIKQLQDEPDKQIAFAKFFNLKVNDKVLNEHGVIIDDVLYIPIWPVATAKKSNVVWNDATRTIAIDKQSAPGVIMGDVIYVTLANLDKLYGGQNSWDSNENLLEINQINVLFNGKFVASDVRTINNVLAVPATQFVALLGQKVSWDASKQNLLVDGGAIPITMLDDRAYLQITKINEFFKAHVYWNESARTIEITYPFKN, from the coding sequence GTGTACGTTTGCAGAGTCGTGATTTCTGTAGCTTTACTGCTCATTATGATCGTAGCACCAACTGCTCAAGCTCAGCAACTCCAAAGTGTCTTATCGCCAGAAATTATTATTAATTTACCTAGTCGGACGTTAACGTTATACTCCGGAGAAACCTTGGTGAAAGAGTATCCGATCGCCATTGGCAAGCCATCAACTCCAACGCCGTTAGGCAGCTTTGCGATTATTCAGAAGGAAGTAAATCCTGTTTGGATTCCACCCGGGAAAGGCTATGTAGTACCTTCCGGGCCGGATAATCCACTTGGCTATCGGTGGATGGGATTTCTGCCCTTATATGGAGTTCATGGTACAAATGCTCCTTGGGCTATTGGTTTAGCCGTTTCTAATGGGTGTGTTCGAATGTTGGAGGAAGATGCCGAAGAATTGTATGAGGTTGTACGCTATGGGACTCCGTTGAAAATTACATATGAGCGGGTTAAAGTACGGGTTGATGAGAGCGGTCAGGCATCTATTGGTATTTATCCAGATGTTTATGGCTACCGTCAGGTTAGTTTGGCTGATGTTAAGAATAAGCTTGTTGAATATGGTTTGACTGGTATGGCGAGTGAAAGTTTTTTGATTAAGCAGCTTCAAGATGAACCGGATAAGCAAATTGCTTTTGCTAAATTTTTTAATTTGAAAGTGAATGACAAAGTTCTAAACGAGCATGGCGTTATTATTGACGATGTCTTATATATTCCGATATGGCCTGTAGCTACAGCTAAAAAGAGCAATGTTGTATGGAATGATGCTACTCGCACTATTGCTATAGATAAGCAATCTGCCCCTGGTGTCATCATGGGCGATGTTATCTATGTTACCTTAGCTAACTTAGATAAACTTTATGGTGGCCAGAATTCATGGGACTCAAATGAAAATCTGTTAGAGATTAATCAAATTAATGTATTATTTAATGGGAAGTTCGTAGCCAGCGATGTTCGGACCATTAACAATGTATTGGCTGTTCCGGCAACTCAATTTGTAGCTTTGCTAGGCCAAAAGGTCAGTTGGGATGCTTCTAAGCAGAATTTGCTAGTTGATGGGGGAGCTATTCCGATTACTATGCTGGATGATCGTGCTTATCTGCAAATCACGAAAATCAATGAGTTCTTTAAAGCTCATGTGTATTGGAACGAAAGTGCACGTACCATAGAAATTACCTACCCATTTAAAAATTGA
- a CDS encoding two-component sensor histidine kinase: MYSTEALSNKVVYLRDDEYKEYFEATTTGVIYLDGSMRIKNLNREAERICCIDRSKTIGKRADVIFSEYGERFLKIFSIAEYDDLNTTNLKVKIKDQFIYLHVDTLKLIDSTGTISGMIVIMQDVSAVRAAIKQIQTTQMLMSLGELAAGVAHHVRTPLTTISGYLQVMVNRLDDDKYTVRRDVLETMLEEVSYINGVVKELVMFAKPAVDKHPGANINHIVEEALLLIFKQLGGENVTIKKQLAKELPTICADSNLLQQAIVNIMQNAMEAMPDEGVLTVKSWLNAEINMLVIAINDTGVGVASEMLPKIFEPFYTTKLDRMGLGLPVAHRIVTEHGGFINISAGDGAGTKVHIYLPLFDDKIRHLSVVHQQILNLQ; the protein is encoded by the coding sequence ATGTATTCGACAGAAGCGTTAAGTAATAAAGTAGTATATCTTCGAGATGATGAATATAAAGAATACTTTGAAGCTACTACAACAGGTGTTATTTATTTAGATGGATCTATGAGAATAAAAAATCTCAACCGGGAAGCGGAGCGGATTTGTTGTATTGACCGTTCTAAAACTATCGGTAAGAGAGCCGATGTGATTTTTAGTGAATATGGGGAGAGGTTTCTTAAAATATTTTCTATTGCGGAGTATGATGATCTCAATACAACGAATCTTAAAGTAAAAATAAAAGATCAATTTATCTATCTCCATGTCGATACACTAAAGCTGATTGATTCGACAGGAACAATCAGCGGCATGATCGTTATCATGCAAGATGTTTCGGCAGTGCGGGCTGCAATCAAGCAAATTCAGACTACACAAATGTTGATGTCTTTGGGAGAATTAGCTGCTGGTGTAGCTCACCATGTAAGAACGCCGCTCACTACGATTAGTGGATACCTGCAAGTTATGGTGAATCGCTTAGATGATGATAAATACACTGTACGGCGCGATGTTCTTGAGACCATGCTGGAGGAAGTATCCTATATTAATGGTGTAGTTAAAGAGCTGGTGATGTTTGCAAAGCCTGCAGTAGACAAACATCCGGGAGCTAATATTAATCATATTGTAGAAGAAGCTTTGCTGTTGATTTTTAAACAGCTTGGCGGCGAAAATGTGACAATAAAGAAACAACTTGCAAAAGAATTACCGACAATATGTGCTGACAGTAATCTATTACAGCAGGCTATTGTGAATATTATGCAAAATGCTATGGAAGCCATGCCAGACGAAGGTGTTTTAACTGTCAAGTCCTGGTTGAATGCTGAAATAAATATGTTGGTGATTGCAATTAATGATACGGGCGTTGGGGTTGCATCAGAAATGCTTCCCAAAATTTTTGAGCCTTTTTATACAACCAAATTAGATAGAATGGGTTTAGGGCTGCCAGTAGCCCATCGCATTGTAACCGAGCACGGTGGCTTTATTAATATTAGTGCAGGGGATGGGGCTGGTACTAAAGTGCATATTTATCTGCCATTATTTGATGATAAAATCAGACATCTTTCAGTTGTTCATCAACAAATTCTTAATTTACAATAA
- the polA_1 gene encoding DNA polymerase: protein MSPKFIIIDGSSLVHRAFYALPLLTTASGQYTNAVYGFATMLVKLLDEYKPDTIVVAFDKSKITFRNEIYGQYKAHRKATPTELSEQFPLIHQLLDAFGITIIEQAGYEADDIIGTLTTKAIQASYEVMIVTGDRDALQLLQPSVKVMLTRKGISDMEVFDTEAFQIKYGVKSSQLIDLKGLMGDSSDNIPGVPGIGEKTAVKLIAEFGTVENLLENIDKVSGKKLQENLHNHADLALLSKKLASIIIDMPLVFSPEEYSFQPNYEGLQSIFTKFEFKSLLSRMDVIFPGQSHSAKLEDEVIADARIISDKQSMIDIIAEIQDKSLFIFYPVLAGRTPDSAFVGIAFVTAENHSVYVPKESEAWREVQKVLEDTAVHKVTHEIKNAYAACCQSGLNFSGPVFDTALAAYLIDPTASQYPLVELKEKYLGLYSNQVGKTLQDSAYAAWAATIVQKLYPILENKLQELELINLYYEIELPLVKVLVSMENAGIKVDVEHLRSMSADIAIKIEALLGEIYQLSGEEFNVNSTKQLGNILFDKLKLPIIKKTKTGYSTDAEVLEKLSGDHPIIDKLLEYRVLTKLKSTYLDGMEGLVNENTKRIHTTFNQLVTATGRLSSSDPNLQNIPIRTEVGRRIRELFIPGDDYKYLMSADYSQIELRVLAHMSRDENFVDAFTTNQDIHTRTAAEVFGVSMNEVTSEMRSKAKAVNFGIVYGISDYGLSRDLGVTRKEAAQYIESYFKTCSGVKEFIDQIVKEAHSKGYVTTLFGRRRYLPDINSSNFNQRSFAERTAMNTPIQGTAADIIKKAMIDVYNQLRDNHLRSRILLQVHDELVLEVIDGEVAKVAEIVQQAMERAVQLSVPLTADVKIGVNWAKAK, encoded by the coding sequence ATGTCCCCAAAATTTATCATTATTGATGGAAGTAGCCTAGTTCATAGAGCGTTTTATGCGCTCCCTTTATTGACAACGGCAAGTGGCCAATATACAAATGCAGTCTATGGTTTTGCAACCATGCTTGTGAAATTATTAGATGAATATAAACCAGATACAATTGTTGTAGCATTCGATAAAAGCAAAATTACATTTCGAAATGAGATCTATGGCCAATATAAAGCTCATCGTAAAGCTACTCCGACTGAATTATCGGAACAGTTTCCGCTCATACACCAATTGCTTGATGCTTTTGGGATTACTATTATTGAACAAGCAGGTTATGAGGCAGATGACATTATTGGCACGCTGACTACAAAAGCAATCCAGGCAAGTTATGAGGTCATGATTGTTACTGGTGATCGAGATGCTTTGCAACTATTACAACCTTCTGTAAAAGTCATGTTAACTCGTAAAGGAATTTCAGACATGGAAGTGTTTGATACAGAGGCTTTTCAGATTAAATATGGCGTAAAGTCCTCTCAGCTAATTGATTTAAAAGGTTTAATGGGTGACAGCTCAGACAATATTCCGGGTGTTCCTGGCATTGGGGAAAAAACGGCAGTAAAGTTAATTGCTGAATTTGGAACAGTGGAGAATTTATTGGAGAATATCGATAAAGTCTCAGGGAAAAAACTTCAGGAAAATTTACATAATCATGCGGATCTAGCGTTGCTTTCTAAAAAGTTAGCCTCTATTATCATCGATATGCCGCTTGTATTTAGTCCTGAAGAATATTCTTTCCAACCTAATTATGAAGGGCTTCAATCTATTTTCACTAAATTTGAATTTAAAAGTTTGTTATCACGCATGGATGTTATATTTCCTGGGCAAAGTCATAGCGCCAAACTAGAAGATGAAGTGATTGCAGATGCCAGAATTATTAGTGATAAACAGTCAATGATTGATATTATAGCTGAAATCCAAGACAAATCGCTTTTTATTTTCTATCCTGTATTGGCAGGCCGGACTCCTGATAGCGCTTTTGTGGGAATTGCATTTGTGACGGCTGAAAATCATTCTGTATACGTTCCTAAAGAGTCAGAAGCTTGGCGCGAGGTACAAAAAGTACTTGAGGATACTGCTGTTCATAAAGTTACCCATGAGATAAAAAATGCTTATGCGGCTTGCTGCCAATCAGGTTTGAATTTTAGTGGACCTGTTTTTGATACAGCTTTAGCTGCATATCTTATTGATCCTACAGCTAGTCAATATCCATTAGTCGAGCTTAAGGAAAAGTATTTAGGTTTGTATAGTAATCAAGTGGGGAAAACTTTACAGGATAGTGCTTATGCAGCTTGGGCAGCTACTATTGTTCAAAAATTGTATCCAATTTTGGAGAACAAGCTGCAAGAACTAGAACTTATAAACTTATATTATGAAATTGAATTGCCGCTGGTTAAAGTCCTGGTTTCAATGGAGAATGCCGGTATCAAAGTGGATGTTGAACATCTTCGCTCAATGTCAGCCGATATAGCTATTAAAATTGAAGCACTTCTTGGCGAGATTTATCAGTTATCCGGGGAAGAATTTAATGTTAATTCAACAAAACAATTAGGTAATATTTTATTTGATAAGCTTAAATTGCCAATTATTAAAAAGACTAAAACTGGGTATTCTACTGATGCTGAAGTGTTGGAAAAATTATCCGGAGATCATCCCATTATCGACAAGTTGTTAGAATATCGGGTATTAACTAAATTGAAATCTACTTATCTAGATGGAATGGAAGGCTTGGTAAATGAGAATACCAAGCGAATTCATACAACATTTAATCAACTCGTTACAGCCACCGGCAGACTTAGCAGCTCTGATCCTAATTTGCAAAATATCCCGATTCGGACAGAAGTCGGAAGACGGATCAGAGAACTGTTTATACCTGGAGATGATTATAAATATTTGATGTCAGCAGATTATTCCCAAATTGAGCTTAGGGTCTTGGCACATATGTCCCGTGATGAAAATTTTGTAGACGCTTTTACAACCAATCAAGATATTCATACCAGGACAGCCGCTGAAGTTTTTGGTGTAAGCATGAATGAGGTTACCTCTGAAATGCGGAGTAAAGCAAAAGCTGTTAACTTTGGGATTGTTTATGGAATTAGCGATTACGGACTGTCGCGTGATTTGGGCGTTACGCGCAAAGAAGCTGCACAATATATAGAAAGTTATTTTAAGACATGCAGTGGAGTAAAAGAATTCATTGATCAAATTGTCAAGGAAGCTCATAGCAAAGGCTATGTTACTACATTGTTTGGCAGGAGAAGGTATTTGCCGGATATTAACAGCAGTAATTTTAATCAAAGGTCTTTTGCGGAGCGGACAGCGATGAATACACCCATTCAGGGAACGGCTGCGGATATTATTAAAAAAGCGATGATCGATGTATATAACCAATTGCGGGATAATCATCTTCGAAGTCGTATCCTTCTGCAAGTACATGATGAACTTGTTTTAGAAGTAATTGATGGAGAGGTTGCAAAAGTTGCAGAAATTGTTCAACAGGCGATGGAACGCGCTGTCCAACTTTCAGTACCACTCACTGCTGATGTTAAAATAGGAGTAAATTGGGCCAAAGCAAAGTAA
- the mutM_1 gene encoding formamidopyrimidine-DNA glycosylase, whose translation MPEMPEVETVRRTLAAKITGCKITHVDIKLPRLIKWPSADEFQAIITGRSISLLARQGKYLLLHLDNGIVIIIHLRMTGRLYYVKAKEPFDKFTRIVFELNNGDYLLYADTRTLGTLYAMQSEELWRISGLFSMGPEPLSAEFTPEYLQSVLKKSKSKIKAVLLNQKYIGGLGNIYVDECLAIGGIHPERTANSLSDDEIETLYHAINKVIADGIEHGGTTFRDYRDGMGQSGSHQNFLQVYGRKGLPCYKCGAPIVKTEVGGRGTHFCSICQH comes from the coding sequence ATGCCAGAAATGCCGGAAGTTGAAACTGTTCGTCGCACGCTTGCTGCGAAAATAACAGGGTGTAAAATAACTCATGTTGATATAAAACTACCGCGGCTCATTAAGTGGCCATCTGCTGATGAGTTTCAGGCTATTATAACTGGAAGAAGCATTTCGTTGTTGGCTCGTCAAGGGAAGTATTTGTTGTTGCACTTAGATAACGGGATTGTTATCATCATCCACCTGCGGATGACTGGTCGGCTTTATTATGTCAAAGCAAAAGAGCCGTTTGACAAGTTCACGCGGATTGTTTTTGAATTAAACAATGGTGATTATTTGCTTTATGCAGATACGCGCACTTTAGGGACTCTCTATGCCATGCAATCAGAGGAACTTTGGCGTATTTCTGGCCTTTTTTCGATGGGGCCAGAGCCTCTCTCTGCTGAGTTCACTCCTGAATATTTGCAAAGTGTTCTGAAAAAGAGTAAAAGCAAGATAAAAGCAGTACTCTTAAATCAAAAATATATCGGTGGATTAGGTAATATCTATGTTGATGAATGTTTGGCTATTGGCGGTATCCATCCTGAACGGACGGCAAACAGTCTGAGTGATGATGAAATAGAAACACTGTATCATGCCATTAACAAGGTCATTGCTGATGGAATTGAACATGGAGGCACAACCTTCCGTGATTATCGAGATGGGATGGGGCAAAGCGGCAGCCATCAGAACTTTCTGCAAGTCTATGGCCGTAAAGGGTTGCCCTGTTATAAGTGTGGAGCGCCAATTGTTAAAACAGAGGTTGGTGGCAGGGGGACACATTTTTGCTCTATATGCCAACATTGA
- a CDS encoding acyltransferase, with product MSYQRINAIEYIRGISMLGVIGIHTGAYSLANPFVNVHLFAVLEIFTRFSVPIFFFVSAFGLFRNQNLFAKLDYPQFMKRRLRTVFIPYIVWSLIYMIHYTLISGDSAPWRPSTLLQYLTFGLASYQLYFLVILLWFYSLMPLWRLIIRLISPKPLKYLGVMLMLQILFNYYSSYLLAPNFTNHYLNIAIQHRLSYWVIHYIFIFLLGGVCAVHYHNFLAYLEKYRRAINWTFIFSLTGILSFYYFLLYAKGYTPEQAVNTAHQLSPIGVIYTLTATLFFFNLFSSESLPKGVSNLLSALGKHSYSVYLVHPLVMYYLITFIAKTGKIMTAAVTITFYLLTVWFSMLFSIVIEKTSKAFPLVGTLLNGNSGSPKIKQAT from the coding sequence ATGTCATATCAGAGAATTAATGCTATTGAATATATACGCGGAATATCCATGCTTGGTGTTATAGGCATCCATACCGGAGCCTATTCACTAGCCAACCCATTTGTAAACGTACATTTATTTGCGGTATTAGAAATCTTCACTCGTTTTAGTGTTCCAATTTTTTTCTTTGTCTCGGCTTTTGGGTTGTTTCGCAACCAAAATTTATTTGCCAAACTAGATTACCCGCAGTTTATGAAACGCCGACTCCGTACAGTTTTTATCCCGTATATCGTTTGGTCACTTATTTACATGATTCATTATACATTGATTAGCGGTGATAGCGCTCCATGGAGACCATCGACATTACTGCAATATCTAACGTTCGGGCTTGCTTCGTATCAGTTATACTTCCTGGTCATTCTTTTATGGTTTTATTCACTAATGCCGCTTTGGCGGCTTATCATCCGCCTAATTTCTCCAAAACCACTGAAATATTTAGGTGTAATGCTAATGTTACAAATCCTATTTAATTATTATTCCAGCTATCTTTTAGCACCAAATTTTACGAATCATTATCTGAATATAGCTATTCAACATCGTCTTAGTTATTGGGTTATTCATTATATTTTTATTTTTCTTTTAGGTGGTGTCTGCGCAGTACATTACCATAACTTTTTAGCCTATCTTGAAAAATACCGTAGAGCAATTAATTGGACCTTTATATTTTCATTAACAGGAATATTGTCCTTTTACTACTTTTTGCTCTATGCAAAAGGCTATACACCGGAACAGGCTGTTAATACAGCTCATCAGCTTAGTCCAATCGGTGTCATCTACACCTTAACAGCAACCCTCTTTTTCTTTAATTTGTTTTCGTCTGAGTCTTTACCAAAAGGGGTTTCAAATCTACTATCAGCTTTAGGAAAACATTCATACTCGGTCTACTTAGTACATCCCTTAGTGATGTATTATCTCATTACTTTTATTGCAAAAACCGGAAAAATTATGACAGCTGCTGTTACCATCACTTTTTATCTTCTCACAGTTTGGTTTAGTATGCTCTTTTCAATAGTTATCGAAAAAACAAGCAAAGCCTTTCCTTTAGTCGGGACTCTGCTTAACGGCAATTCCGGAAGCCCAAAAATAAAACAAGCGACTTAA
- a CDS encoding cation-binding protein — MTDTKNLIRQHNDILDIAAQILTYKTNQQISDNAFNITLLIGQLAGKLKVHMTTEDKFVYPALTLHPDAKVQSVSRMFSDEMGDLAKVFESYKTKYLSSRQILNDPNLFSNETKAIFSAITKRIEKENTQLYPLLSS, encoded by the coding sequence ATGACAGATACTAAAAACTTAATTCGACAACACAATGATATTCTCGATATTGCCGCTCAAATCCTTACCTATAAGACCAACCAGCAAATTTCAGATAACGCCTTCAATATCACTTTATTAATTGGACAGTTAGCTGGTAAGCTCAAAGTACATATGACTACAGAAGACAAATTTGTCTATCCAGCCTTAACCCTTCATCCCGATGCCAAAGTTCAAAGCGTAAGCCGTATGTTTTCCGATGAAATGGGCGATTTAGCAAAAGTATTCGAAAGTTATAAAACTAAATATCTTAGCTCAAGGCAAATATTGAATGATCCAAATCTTTTTTCGAATGAGACAAAAGCCATATTCTCTGCAATAACCAAACGCATAGAGAAGGAAAATACACAACTCTATCCGCTGCTCTCTAGCTAA
- the coaE gene encoding dephospho-CoA kinase has protein sequence MYVIGLTGGIASGKSTVSKMLAELGAFILDADKIAHEVMEPQKPAWYDIIKHFGEDILLSDQTINRNKLGEKIFNNENARKNLEAIMHPRIKQSLFEKITCFAQHGGKCLVLDVPLLYEVGWQDMADEIWVVYVDQDVQVQRLMERNGLSLEQAMVRIKSQMNLVEKAKYAHVVIDNNRDLSNTRSQVLTRWEQVIKLISEVRNLE, from the coding sequence ATGTATGTAATTGGCCTAACTGGCGGGATAGCGAGTGGTAAAAGTACAGTTAGTAAAATGCTGGCTGAACTTGGAGCCTTTATTTTAGATGCAGATAAAATTGCTCATGAAGTAATGGAACCCCAAAAACCGGCATGGTACGATATTATAAAGCATTTCGGTGAAGATATTTTATTGTCAGATCAAACCATCAATAGAAATAAGCTGGGCGAAAAAATATTTAATAACGAGAATGCCAGAAAAAATTTAGAAGCAATTATGCATCCGCGGATTAAACAGAGTTTATTTGAAAAAATAACTTGTTTTGCGCAGCATGGCGGAAAATGCTTAGTCTTGGATGTACCCTTACTATATGAAGTCGGCTGGCAAGACATGGCTGATGAAATTTGGGTTGTTTATGTTGATCAAGATGTACAAGTTCAGCGGCTGATGGAACGCAATGGTTTGTCTTTGGAGCAGGCTATGGTTCGCATAAAATCACAGATGAATCTTGTGGAAAAAGCTAAATATGCACATGTCGTTATTGATAACAATCGTGATCTTAGTAATACTAGAAGTCAGGTGTTGACCAGATGGGAGCAAGTAATTAAGCTGATCTCAGAAGTTAGGAATCTTGAGTGA
- a CDS encoding lytic transglycosylase has product MRILAWMKILVMCLVILIVGAYAGFNSDWFQKKYLYPYPYRDIIYRYALANELDPLLVAGIIRTESKFIPQARSPKGAIGLMQLMPETAQWIASQIEYPNFKLSDLEDPEVNIRFGTWYLLSLKKEFKENEVLMLAAYNGGRGNVKQWMQRYGWGMGFKDFDQIPFKETKEYVGRVLHSKQRYQDLYGR; this is encoded by the coding sequence TTGCGTATCTTGGCCTGGATGAAAATCCTGGTAATGTGTTTAGTCATTCTTATTGTTGGCGCTTATGCCGGCTTTAATAGTGACTGGTTTCAAAAAAAATATTTATATCCATATCCTTATCGCGATATCATTTATCGCTATGCATTGGCAAATGAATTAGATCCATTGCTGGTGGCTGGTATTATTAGAACTGAAAGTAAATTTATTCCTCAGGCTCGATCACCTAAGGGGGCTATAGGTTTAATGCAGTTGATGCCGGAAACAGCGCAATGGATTGCTTCGCAAATAGAATATCCCAATTTTAAACTGAGTGATTTAGAGGATCCAGAAGTTAATATTCGATTTGGTACTTGGTATCTGCTATCATTGAAGAAAGAATTCAAAGAAAATGAAGTACTTATGCTTGCCGCATATAATGGCGGTCGCGGAAATGTTAAACAATGGATGCAGCGTTATGGCTGGGGGATGGGATTTAAAGATTTTGATCAAATACCATTTAAAGAAACTAAAGAATATGTAGGAAGAGTCTTGCATAGCAAGCAGCGGTATCAAGATTTATACGGTAGATGA
- the recA_1 gene encoding protein RecA: MASDKHIIASDKLGKQAALENAIRGIEKDFGKGSIMKLGEAAAKLNVEVIPTGVLSLDVALGIGGVPRGRIVEIYGPESSGKTTIALHIIAQAQKTGGLAAFIDAEHALDPVYARSLGVDIDNLLISQPDNGEQALEIADALVRSGAIDVIVVDSVAALVPKAEIEGEMGDSHVGLQARLMSQAMRKLAGIISKSRATAIFINQLREKVGVMFGSPETTTGGRALKFYASVRLDVRKIDTIKQGNEPVGNRTRIKVVKNKVAPPFRQVEFDIMYGLGASHEGILVDTGTELNIIDKSGAWYSYGGERLGQGRENVKETLRTNPGIASKIEAEIRGKLLSGKVALPLAADSVVSDDEGIEVE; encoded by the coding sequence ATGGCATCAGACAAACATATAATTGCAAGCGATAAATTAGGAAAACAAGCAGCTCTTGAGAACGCGATTAGAGGTATTGAAAAAGATTTTGGCAAAGGTTCAATTATGAAACTTGGTGAAGCTGCTGCTAAACTGAATGTAGAAGTGATTCCTACTGGTGTTCTTTCGCTTGATGTTGCACTAGGTATTGGTGGAGTTCCACGCGGAAGAATTGTTGAGATATATGGGCCTGAATCTTCTGGTAAAACAACAATTGCTTTACATATTATTGCTCAGGCTCAAAAAACAGGTGGTTTGGCTGCATTTATTGATGCTGAACATGCTCTTGATCCAGTTTATGCTCGCTCTTTGGGAGTAGATATTGATAACTTACTGATATCTCAGCCCGATAATGGTGAGCAAGCGCTTGAAATTGCTGATGCGTTGGTACGCAGTGGAGCGATTGATGTTATTGTGGTGGATTCTGTTGCTGCTTTGGTTCCTAAAGCTGAAATTGAAGGCGAAATGGGCGATTCGCATGTTGGTCTGCAAGCAAGATTGATGTCTCAGGCTATGCGTAAACTTGCTGGGATTATCAGTAAGTCACGGGCGACAGCTATTTTTATTAACCAATTGCGCGAAAAAGTGGGTGTAATGTTTGGCAGTCCTGAGACTACGACAGGTGGCCGGGCGCTAAAATTCTATGCCTCTGTACGGCTTGATGTACGAAAAATTGATACAATTAAGCAAGGTAATGAACCGGTTGGTAATCGTACAAGGATAAAGGTTGTCAAAAATAAAGTTGCTCCACCTTTCAGACAAGTGGAATTTGATATTATGTATGGACTGGGTGCCTCTCATGAAGGAATTCTTGTTGACACTGGCACTGAGCTAAATATCATCGATAAAAGTGGAGCCTGGTATTCTTATGGTGGTGAGCGCTTGGGGCAAGGTCGTGAGAATGTCAAAGAAACATTACGGACAAATCCAGGAATCGCCAGTAAGATTGAGGCGGAAATTAGAGGAAAATTGCTTAGTGGGAAAGTCGCATTGCCGTTAGCTGCAGATTCTGTTGTAAGTGATGATGAAGGGATAGAAGTAGAATAG
- a CDS encoding peroxiredoxin: MDERMIGLPAPDFSLSAADGSIISLSQFKGRKGVLYFYPKDNTPACSAQAKAFSDAFKEISELGTIILGISRDSISSHAKFIAKLDLPFLLLSDPGEVVCQLYDVIKEKNMYGKKVRGIERSTFIIDEHGILIHEFRKVKVATHISEVLTVLKNL; encoded by the coding sequence ATGGATGAACGAATGATTGGATTACCAGCACCTGATTTTAGCCTGTCAGCCGCAGATGGCTCGATAATTAGCCTCAGTCAGTTCAAAGGTAGAAAGGGTGTCTTGTATTTTTATCCTAAAGATAACACACCAGCCTGTTCGGCTCAGGCTAAAGCCTTTAGTGATGCATTTAAAGAAATCTCAGAACTTGGAACAATTATATTAGGTATCAGCAGGGATAGTATTTCATCTCATGCCAAATTTATTGCCAAGTTGGATTTACCATTTTTATTGCTGAGTGACCCTGGTGAAGTCGTTTGTCAGTTGTATGACGTGATTAAGGAAAAAAATATGTATGGTAAAAAGGTACGCGGGATCGAAAGATCAACTTTTATTATTGATGAGCACGGAATTCTAATTCATGAGTTTCGAAAAGTGAAGGTTGCCACACATATTAGTGAAGTTTTAACTGTGTTAAAAAATCTATAA